The Melanotaenia boesemani isolate fMelBoe1 chromosome 3, fMelBoe1.pri, whole genome shotgun sequence genome contains the following window.
CTCACACACGCAGTCCCAGCTGAATGTGGTTAGTTGGCTAATGCGTCCTATCAAAGACGGACACAACACAAATCAATGCACACAAATATGCACATCCACACtaatacacacatgtacaaatTATACACGCATGCAGTCCATGCACACATGCTCAACTCTTTTGAGGTGCTTTGCTTTGTGTCTTGAAAGCATAAAAGAAACAGCAGAGGAGGTAGTTTGCCTCAGGCATTAGGCAGGTAGTACACATCACACAAAATCAGACATGTGCACaaaaatgcatgcaaacacacacattaacacatgaAGGCTTAagcaatctctctctctctctctctctccttcagAAGTATAGCTGATTTGTAATAAATGCTTTGAAACACTTTGCAGGCCTCCTGGATCCCggtacatgtatgtgtgtgtgtgtgtgtatgtatgctgCTACACTTACAGAGGAGAGGAATAGGTTGCATGGTGTCCAGGGGGCCTCACCACTGCAAAGCCATTCTGTAaaaggaccaaaaaaaaaaagaaaaaaaaaatctaaaccttGCTGCTTTTATAACACCACCCTTTCAAGCATCACAGCTTAAAAAATCACATCCTCATGTTGttgcaaaaaatgtttaatctaaCTGGGAAAAAACTGCAAAGAGTTAGAGCATTTTATGGTTTTTACTCAACAATCAGTTACACTGCAGCTTTGAAATTCTCTACTTAACATGACAGAAGTTATAGAGTATTTGGTTTCAAAGACACACCTTCAACTCTCTCTGTGCCACCTTCAGTGCTAAGTCTGTGACACACCCTGCTGCAGTTCTGGAAGCAACTGCTGTGTGATGTTCGTTCCAAACTGTATCAATGTCTACCTGTCAGTGAAGAAGTGGGAGACACATTACAGtaattaaaaagacatttggTTTGCAGCGAAAATTAAGAAGTTGATGTGtttatttgaatgaatgaatgaatgaatgaatgaatgaatgaatgaaatatttgtgacgcttttgtccatttttttacTACACAGGACATATTCATTAAAAAGTATCAGTcattaattcagttcaattcaatttttATCCAGCTAGTACAATTTATGCAATTCCTTACATTATAATTGTGTTCATATAAAACCAATGCATAAAATGTTGCCTagacaacaaaataaatcacaataaactaacaaacaaataCATAGACAAATAAGTGCTTGCATGATTATCCATATATAGTGGTGTATTCATGTATCATACTTAAgagcaataaaaataacatgaacaaTGAACTTTTAACTTCTGTAGAAAATAATAGTTTCttcttattcattcatttttaatgcgTTGCATATTTTCACAGCACATCCCCCAGTTTGAGTTTGTGGTTTAGTCCACATTTCAAAACTCATCTCTGGTGGTATGCTGCTGTTTTGCTGGGAACTATGAAATCAGAGGAATTTCTTTTATCACAGACTTTGCCATCTTGTTTTAATCACCCCGCTTCACCAAAGCAGCCAAAGGCCGGAAATCCAGTAAGAGCCGTCCTCTTATCAAATACCACCCGGTCCCCTTTAaattttcctcctctcctctcctctcctctcatctcctctcctctcccctttAGCTTATCTACATcttccacattttcttttatgctcTTCACATCTATTCACCTAAAAGAAAATTATCTTCAGcacttttcttctttcctttttctttttctcacatcTCACCTTTGTACAGACTTTGATTTCTGAGGTTTCAAACTTATCTTAGCCAAAAACAATAGCATGTGTAATTTGTAGTATCATTAGCTAAATTGTGTAATGAGTCATAATCAGCCGTGTAATGTCTGCTGTTCAGAAATGCAATTAGATAAGAGGAAAGATTCCCACATGacttgtgttttaaaaagggTCTGTTGGTGTGTATATTTGCGTGTACTGCTATTGTGTTGAAGTGCAGCACTCACCCCAACTCCTCCACATGGTAACATCACAAAACTTGGTTGAGATCCTGCAGGAGATAGTTTATGATCATTCAAATGTCACAAATATACtaattttattacaaatttATTGTTAGATTTTCAGTGTTATTACTGATCTTACCAGCAAACTTGCGGTGTGTTGGTGTGGTGTTGCCAAACAAGTGCACATACTTTTCTGAATGGACTGATTGCAGCTCTTCCAGGCTGGCCTTTCTGCTGCGAATACACTATAAACACATACATATGGTATGTTTGGCAGCTCATTCTCTCTCAGTATGTATACCAAATTGTGTTCATCATACCTCACAGTGGCTCTTTAGTCCTCTCTCATGCAGTCTAGACCAGATGCTCTGGATCCTCCCTGCATGTTCAGGGTGGCGACTGTTGTCTCCACAGGTACACTGATGCTTTTGCATCTGCGCATCATAAACCAAACctagacacgcacacacaactCTGTCATTATCGCCATATAACTTCTGCATTCTCTCTTTGATTGTATTAGTTCAGTCAGGCATAAATTATCAGTAAAATATACATCTCCTTGTAGCAGTCCGGATTAAAACACTTACCTGTTGTGTAGCGTAGCTTGACATCTGTAGCAGGGCTGGACAGTGACATAGAGGGTATGGTGGTGGATGGATGTGAAATAGGAGGCATGGAGGTGGACGTTGGTAAGGATCGTGACCGAATCACAGGTTGGTGCTGATGTTGGTGAGGCCAGATTATGGTAGGCACAGCCAGTGTATCTGGTTGTAGACCTGGTCTAAGGATCAACTGCCTCTGTAATTTCAGAGTAATGTGgaagggaaaaacaaacagtgaTGGTTTTTAACAGCAGCTGCAGATGGTAAAGATTACTATGAGTAAACCTCAATACACCAAGTGTGGTAGTCTAATGCCTCTCACCAGTAAAATACAATTACAAATTATCTGGACAATTTAATACTGCATGTCGAGAACAAGCAGCTGATAAAGACAGCATGGCCAAGCAGGCTGCAACAACGCTGTGTGTTAACTTCTCTGCTTGTATTATTGAAGCAACAGTGCCTCCTGATGGCAAAGCACAATTCAGAAAGTGGATCTGAGCAAAGGGATGCAAATTGTGACTTTACTACTGAAATTGTTTAAACCAAGATGCTGTAATCATATTTAGTTATGTTACGTTACATTACTGGTTATTCTATGTGTATTTTTGTGCGTGTGAGAACATGGGTTATAAGTACCTgattgagtgtgtgtgatggctCGATCAAGCTTTCCCGTGAGGAGGTAGTGGACTCTGTGTCATAAACGGAGTCTGTGCTGGCAGTGCTTTGTCTCCTGCGGTGGCCATCCTCACACAGGGAGCCTGGCTCTGAGCCGCACACAGATCCTGTCCCTGACCCTGGTCCTGATCCGATCTCCTCCAGGTCCATGTCCTCTGATGGGATCTGGGTCAGACGCGGCTTCTCAATGGATTTGCTATTCAgctattataaaataaaagttttacattatttaagTCTTTTAGTCTTAAATATGCTCTTTATTAAACAATAATatcagaaattatttttctttgtttagaaaaaaattaatctgaGAAGTAAAATTCAAGCAAATTCTCCCATAGCCTCCTCACAGTGAATCCAGATACCTAATATTCACTGCATATGTGACAACATCCTTATGCCCAAGCCTGCAGCTCTCACCTTTGTCAGGTGTGGATTTAACTTGAGCCTTTCCAGTCCACTCTTATGGTAGTGCTGGGGAAACTGGTGCTGGCCATGCAGTTGATGGCTTGGATGCAGGGGTAGAAATGAGTGGCTGTAGGGTAGAGGCTCTGAATGTGTTCGCTCAACAGGTCTGTGAGAGGACAATGTGACTCTCCTGGGGGAGGACAGGtgaggatgctgctgctgaggaaTGGAGCTCAAATGAACTGCAGGGAAAAGGAGAAAGGAGCAGGTAAGAAATGGGTGTAAAAATGGGGGCAAGTAAAGGGAAAAGATTCAGAGAGGTGAAGAAAAATATAGaaagagatacaaaaaaaaggataaataaaatgaaaaataaataatagtgtGTAATTACTGACAAAGTAATGAGGTTTCTTTCAGACAGTTGATATAATTGTGATAAtacagtgatgttttttttttttttgctgagggGTGTATTTCTTTGTCGCATGTgagactgtttcttttttccactcACTAGAGAGCGCCCTCGAGCCACTTATAATATTCAGACAAATAACTTTAGCACAGACAGAGGACTTGAGAGTTCCCACAGTTTCTtcagaataataaaatatctgttttagacacattttagttgttttgaaTGGTCCATTTAAGACAATCAGCATTTCCAGATTCATGACTAACCCAGTGTTTTTGAGTGAGTTTGCTTATAAACCTGCACTGAATGGAAATAGTGAAGCAATTCTGCTAATACTGACAACgtgagaacagaaaaaaaaataaagcatctGCCATGACAAATAACAGGATAAGGAAATTAAAACATCTCTCTCCATGTTGTCACTCTGTTGTTTATTAATGTGTTCCGTACTGAGgtatttctttaataataataacaataatcaaACAACTCACGAGGGACTAGCTGGGAGCGCAGCAGCCCAGTGTGCGGTTCAATTAAGAGCACTGGTTGCAGGTGTTGAGCCAGAGCCTGACTGCTTCCTTCCAGAGGAAGGTAAACAGGTTGCACTGCCATTGGTCTTGGTACTCTCAAGTCAGCCTGTGGACAGAGAAGAGAACAAGACGGGTGagacaatgaaatgaaaagctgaGATCACCATTTTTGGAGGCCCTTGCCAACTCACATGAATTAGCAAACGGGGTAAATGGCTTTATAGTCTGACATGGAGGACAGAGATAAACTACTCAACAAGCATGTTTACACTATCATCAACACTAACTCTGAAGATATGAAAGCACCACGGAGAATAAAAGAGAAGTGAAAGCCTGAAAAAATACCACATGTATCTATATGTGCTGGGGTGTGAAGGCAATATTTAGGGCATTACTTAGATACAAATGGAcacataaaaatgaatgtgtgtgcatgtgaactTTCTTTATTAAACTAATGTTGTATTCATTATGCTATGATGTAAAACGTCAACAATGCAAGGGAGTCCTACAATGCTTTGTTACTTACTTGTGCCGGAAGTCCAGCAGTGATGTTGGGCATTGAAGTGGGGTTGGTGGGCAGGGTGAAGTGTGTTACATTACCATTCTTCAGCAGCCTCTGTAAGTAAGCAGAATTATCAATTAATTGTCCTTATGTACAATACCAGTCAATAGTTTGGACACCTCTACCCATTCATTTTGAATGAGtagtccaaacttttgactggtaccaTATATACAACATGTGAGCATTTGTCACTAGAACCAGAAAAAGTCATGGGTTGATCCAAAAGTATGAGAATCAAGTTAATTAAGTAAGTCAAATGCTTTATAGTGGCCCATCAAGCTTTTTGAAGTCTCGTGTTTTGAGTCTCTGGGAAGCGTGATTTAACTGCATTAAGCACACAATTAAAATTCAATCACTGGTTGTCAAGGACAGAGATAAAATAACCAGAAAACCATACACAATCCCtcataaagaaaatagaacaATACTTTTTACTAGCATAatggcaggaaaaaaagaggtaaaTAGTCCTTATTGTCCCTGTATTGCAGTGTACTGTATtatatttgtattgtattgatGTATGCTTAATTGAGACTCTGTAGTCTAAATTGTACCCTTTTTATAtggataaaaatagaaatataaagtCAAGGCTTACCTCATGAGCCAGTGGGAGGGACCCATTATCTGAATGGAGGCTGTCATTTGGTGAGCTGCACCCTGATGCGgaggtgctgctgctgcttggaGAGGAGTCTGAGGGACAGAATAAAGGCAAACCAGACACTATCAAAATAGTTTTGAAtaacaaaatggaaaatgatCAGTACAAATCAAGTATGTAAAACATATATCTTTAAATTGACTTTAGAAATGTCACATCAAAGCAGCCATAACCTGACAAAACCtggcaaataaaacagaagccaaACTAATGAGAATGACAGCTAAATGTAGAAGATCATACCCAGAGTTTCTGTTCTATGCTTGACAGAAGGAGGGGCGCTGGTTTTACGCTGCAGCGGGTTAGGTCTTGTTGTGATGAGTTTCTTTAACTTCCATTTCAATGTGGGCTCAGAgactgcacaaacacaaataaacttgtgaAGCAGCATGTGTGTGCAAGCAGTTTCCATAGCAGAACCAAGTTAAAGTGAACCATGCAAATACTTCAGTCCTGGTGATGGCTTAAAATCTTTCATGTATACACTGGTCAGTTCCCTATTAAACCTAAACTAACTAATCAATCACTTACAGAGCAGATAAAACTTATATTTGTGTTGTAGCCGTGCCAACAAAAGCTTTGCAGGGTGTGTGCGTGCAAAGGGTTCTAgggaaatgcaaataaatgacGATTAGTGAACTTTCAGAAATGTACAGAAAGGAGGAGCCACTCCCACTCTCATTCATACAGTGAGGAAGACCTGCTCTGGACTCTCACGCAGTTCATTTTACACATACCTTGGTTAAAGTTATGTAACTGCTTTGTGTCTTGCTGTCACTAATGCTTTCATGGGTGTTCAGCCAATCTCTGGCCCTGCAGGCCTGATGCACAATGAGTTTCATCCATTTTAATACAGAGGACGCACATGTGTATGTTCATATTTTTCATAAGTTTCTCCTTCTTTAGTCCAGACAATAtacacaaatttatttaaaagcactTAAGAATATTCCACTGAATATTTCTTTTGAGCAGGGCAGTAAGCTGACAAGAGTCTAACTTGGACTAAACTGCATATCAAATAAGGACACATCTGAAATGGAAAATCACCAGTGACTTTCACTGATTTAATCTGAGGGTGGCAACCCcaatcacaaacaaaaacagctgtctCACCTGTTCTTCGCAGGGCGAGGTCCTTGCGCTGGTCACAGGATGTAGGCTGGTCGGGAACCGGTAGCCTTGGTAACCAAAataatatcaaatttttcatgAGTAAGTATGACAATAGTTCCTCTGTTAATTATTAAGTCTTtgagtttttttccttctatgTAGTCATTCAAGGAAACTTCTTTATAAACTCCTTTATGATCATGTTAATATACTCTTACTATACTAGAAAATTCAAATATAGCAATTCTGCAGAGAATCTGATATAATTACAGCTCACACAGTGAATGTtctgattaaaaagaaatcacTGCTGTCACTCTCACCTGTATCCCGGGGGACTACTGCACTGGCTGGGAGTGACCCTGTCATGGGTAGGCTGGTTTTTCATGATTAAGTGTTTCCGAAGTTTCTCCTTTACAAGTGGACTGGCAACAGCACCTGCCAGACAATAAAATTTGCCCATGAAGTGTGACTAATGAGGGAActcttttaaaagtgaaatgaTATATTTAAGTCTTTAGAAGGAACTGTAAAGCTCTCCAAGAAGGAACTAGGATTTCTGTCACTTTGCTTAAAACACTCTCAAGCGGCTTAATTGCATATTCTTGAAATCAGAAAATAGGTAGAAGTACTGATGGAAATCCCCTTTATTTTCATTGAAACACACTACAATATGTGATGACTCAGATGAGGAGCACGTCAACAACCTGATGCTCTTATAAACttataaaaaaacatgacagtaatcagaaaaacaataaataaaactcactgtgctcatttttactttttcgaATCAGCTGTTGTAGCTCTTCTCTTTCCACCTTCTCCATTTCTCTTTGCCTTTGTTCAGTGTTATactaagaggaaaaaaacaacattaacctTGTTGATTCGGTGGAAAATGCATGTGAGATTACACAAAATCTATCAAATGCTGCTACAGTCACAGCCTAAAAAGCACTGTCACATGATGCGTGCATCAAGGAACTATTACCTTGAAAAAAATACTAAGGAGGTGGTCGGTGTACAGCAAAATGGTCACCTTCTTACTCACTTCGACTGAGAATTATATCTTGGTATGACTTGTGGTGAAATCAGCTGCCTTCTTCCTGTGGCTGATGTGGCAGGAGGTCTGTCTCCCTTGTATGTAGTGCTCCCCACACAAATTAAAATGCTAATGTTAACTTATGTGGCAAAAACCTAAAAGATTTATTGACATAGTAAGTCTGTATTTATGATgtctgataataataataataataataataataataataataataataataaaaacaacattagatATTCTTCAGTTCTAACTAGTTGGTGGCATTGAGTTTTATTTCCCCATCCTCAATCTGTGCTGCCTCAAAATTTACGCTGTTTACAGGATGGTACTAAGAGAACAAAGTGCAAAAGTTTAGTTGGTTTTGGCTTCttgtttacatggtaaaatAGTTATGGGTGGATGAAACCACAAAGGTTTGAGAATGGGCTCCAGAGGGAAGTTTTCTAGCAATGCAAGGCGATCTTGTACGTGTGGAAGGTGAACTGGAATCTTTTGATGACTAATGACTGTCACGTCATCTTGCATTTGCATACTCAATCCTTATTTACGGTTTTGaacagcacaaaaacaaaaagggtgGACTGCTGTGctctgtttgtgctgctgaatctttttaagttatttgatTTTAGAAGCAAAACCTGCTTCTCATTCAACATTTATGCTGTCAGTGAAAACACTTAGATTACATGTGCCAGACGATCAGTATAGGATGAGGGTTACCAAAGGATGCCTCTGGGTAAGTTAAGTTTAGGTATGTTAAGTTTCTGCCCACTACAAGCATGGTATGCACATATATAGTTTCCAGTcctatttgtgtttttctgtctgcacaGAGGTCGTTACCTTTGCGTTGTTTCGTAAATGCAATTTCTTTCATATACGCAAAGGAAAAGATTTTGTGTTTTGCATGGAAATTTTATGTAAATAGAGCCTAAGTGACCTCACCTGCAAGTGCTGCTGGGAAAACTGTGAGCAATGCTGAGTGGTCAGGGGTCCCAGGAAGAAGGGAGGGTGGGGGGCCAGCATTGCCGAATCTGGTCCTGAATGTAACAACCTGTGGGTCACACTTAGGTCCATGGATTGCTTCCCACTAACGGGTGATGGAATCTGATGGCTGATGATCACATCCACTAcaggaaaaaatagaaagagaaagaaaggggaaaaatattttagtggCTGTAACTTAGTAGATTATCATGTTTGAGAATTTCTTAATTTCTGTATTACAGTACATTTTCTGTCATATATGTAAGTTCTGTGTGCTGCTGGTTTTAGACAGACCATTGTCAGTAATACAGATGGAAaactaataatttattttatgttaaaaactgGAAGTCTCAAAGGGAATATTTCCCACTTATTCAGTGGATAAGTGGATTATCCACTTATACACTGGATTCAGACAGGCAAATGAAAAGGGCGTTTGTTTAAGTTAAGGTTGGAGGTgcataaaagagaaaagcattGAAGGAAAGGGGGTAGGGAGCTGAAGAAGGACAATGTCAgtacaagaaaagaaacagaaatactAATTTAGTAAAACATCTGAGCCAAGTTTCAGTGCCCTAATGAAATACAGATGCCTTTTTACAGGTGTAGGACAGAGTGAATCATTTGATTTATATAATTGAAAGTATCAGTATCAGCCTTTATTTTCACCCTAATTTGTGTAATTGTGGCCTGCATGGCACAGTTATAACCTGGTGGCACGACCCACTGAAGTTAAAACTGGCAGGAGGGCTAAAAACAACTAGTTTCGCTGGAAATTTTCACAGGTTGTCAGAACAAAAAGTGAAGCATGTGGAAGCC
Protein-coding sequences here:
- the LOC121637113 gene encoding histone deacetylase 7-like, with the protein product MDLSVTHRLLHSGPDSAMLAPHPPFFLGPLTTQHCSQFSQQHLQYNTEQRQREMEKVEREELQQLIRKSKNEHSAVASPLVKEKLRKHLIMKNQPTHDRVTPSQCSSPPGYRLPVPDQPTSCDQRKDLALRRTVSEPTLKWKLKKLITTRPNPLQRKTSAPPSVKHRTETLDSSPSSSSTSASGCSSPNDSLHSDNGSLPLAHERLLKNGNVTHFTLPTNPTSMPNITAGLPAQADLRVPRPMAVQPVYLPLEGSSQALAQHLQPVLLIEPHTGLLRSQLVPLHLSSIPQQQHPHLSSPRRVTLSSHRPVERTHSEPLPYSHSFLPLHPSHQLHGQHQFPQHYHKSGLERLKLNPHLTKLNSKSIEKPRLTQIPSEDMDLEEIGSGPGSGTGSVCGSEPGSLCEDGHRRRQSTASTDSVYDTESTTSSRESLIEPSHTLNQRQLILRPGLQPDTLAVPTIIWPHQHQHQPVIRSRSLPTSTSMPPISHPSTTIPSMSLSSPATDVKLRYTTGLVYDAQMQKHQCTCGDNSRHPEHAGRIQSIWSRLHERGLKSHCECIRSRKASLEELQSVHSEKYVHLFGNTTPTHRKFAGSQPSFVMLPCGGVGVDIDTVWNEHHTAVASRTAAGCVTDLALKVAQRELKNGFAVVRPPGHHATYSSPLGFCFFNSVAIAAKQLQNKLNINKILIVDWDVHHGNGTQEAFYDDPGVMYISLHRYDNGNFFPGSGHPSEVGTGAGEGFNVNVGWTGGLNPPMGDAEYLAAFRAVVMPIAHEFSPDVVLVSAGFDAVEGHSPSLGGYKVTAKCFGFLTRQLMSLAGGRVVLALEGGHDLKAICDASEACVSALLGMEVEPLSQSVLDQKPCENAVRSLHKVLQVQGEYWRSVKDLAATVDLSYLQAQKPRPRRDSDSEAVSAIASLSMGSLTSERKHEKIAEKSDSV